ATAATCAGGCAACAGAATACTCTAACCGCTCTTTCTCACAGCAAAATAACACTCCTGAGAATAGTTGTGATCAAAGTTCTCGCCCATCTGTTGAGAAAAAAACTTACACAATATTTTGTATCGATGACAGCCTAGCGATATTGAATGTCATCAAGAATTTTTTAGATGAGCAAATATTTACAGTGATCGGTGTTACGGATTCCTTAAAAGCGCTAATGGAAATTCTCCGTATCAAACCAGACATAATTTTATTAGATGTTGATATGCCTAATTTAGATGGATATGAGTTATGCTCTTTATTACGTAAACATGTATATTTTAAAAACACACCTGTGATTATGTTGACCAGAAAAATTAGTTTGATAGATAGAGCTAAAGCTAAGTTGGTAAGAGCTTCTGGTTATTTGAATAAACCTTTTACACAAGGTGATTTACTGAAAATAATTTTTCAAAATATTTTGTAAATTTATCCAGCAGAAATAAATATATTAAAACAAATTATTTTTGGGAGATTCAGGATTGAGTATTACTTGGCTGGGTACAATTCTGATTATAGAAAATTCTCTAAGTGAATTAGAGTTAGTAAGTAATTACCTAGAAAATAAGGGTTATAAAATTATTACAGCTACTACTGCAAGAGAAGCTCTGGAAATTGCCTTAGAAGAAAAGCCAGATGCGATCGTTACTGATGTAATGATGCCAGGAATGAGTGGGTTTGAGTTGTGTCACTTTCTCAAAAACCATCCAATCTATCAGAAAGTGCCGATGTTGATTTGCAGTACTACAAATCAATCACTTCAGCGTTTGTGGGCTAGAAAACAAGGTGCTGATGCTTGCATAAATAAACCCTACACTCGAATGGCACTAAGAAAAGCTCTAAGCTATGTAAAATAAGGGCTACAGCTTTCATGCCCAGTCCCGCAGTCATGGTATGAGTCAGGCGATCGCAGATGGAAAAATAATGTAGGGTAGCGCCAGAAATGAACCACGAGCTACTAAACGTCGCCCCAAAGCTTATCCTAGATTGACCCAGCCCCGCATTGAATTACGTAAACAATTACAAACTGCTTAATTGATAAGCCTTTCCGCTTTTCTTAGTGCCATTCTCCTCTAATCTAAATTTTCTTCGTCTGTCTCAACACTTTCATGACTAAGAATTTCATCTGAAGTGCGGGAAGACCAGGCAAGGACGAGCAGCAGTATCCCTAAAGCTAGTAAGAAGATACCGAACGCAATGATTTTACCCGTGGTAAATTCGACCAAACCTCGAACAATAACTTCTCGTAAGATCGAAACAATTGCTACCTCTACTGCCACTCCAACAGAAATCTGATGCTCTTGAAAATAAATTACTAAAAGCCGGAATAATTCCACCAAAATCAATAAAACTAAAGTGTCAGATGTAACCTGTTGGGGATTGTGAGCGCGTATCAAGGCAAGAAACATATCTCCCAACTGAACTACCATTGCACCAAAAAGGGCAACGCACAAAGATATAATAATCAAGTCTTGAAAAAAAACGAGATTATGAACAATACGACTGCGTTTAAACCACCTCAACCTATACTTACGCATTCTAATCTTCTCTGATGTGGCTTTCCAACTTAAGGTTTTGGATAATTCATTTTTTGGAAAACTCTAAAAACAGCACAACACTGGAAAACTCCTGTAAATCTAAAGCTTCAAAATTGATAGTCAAATTTTTAGCAATTTCCAGAGGTGACTTCCTTCAAGGATGAGTGTGACAGCCCACACAAAGATACTGATGCCAGCCGCCGCCGCTGCAATATCCTTAATCACACCAATTCGGGTATCCTCCCGTTCCTCCACAAAATCACATAAGATTTCGATCGCACTATTAAATAATTCGGCAACCAGCATCATCCCCGTTGCCAGTAGAATCAGAGTGACATCGACCCATTGCCGAAAGATAAACGAGAAGCCCAGAACTGGAACTGATAAAACAACTTTGTAGGCAACGCTAAAGTCAGAGATCACGGCGACATAAAGACCTGCCAGAACAATCTTGAGCTTTTGGATGGGATGATAACTCAATATATGGTCTCTTTTATATTTTTTGCGATCGCTCGCAGTTTTGTGACGGGAAAACATATCGTTCACTTTCAAACTTTTGTGTCATAAGTCAGACATTGATGGGCAAATGGACTCCTTAGTGTGGTGATACTTGCCAAATAACCGTTTTATAAGAATCTGTTGGAAAAATTATTATTTTTACCTAGTGTTTATGAAAATTGGACGTTGCTGTTAGCGCAGCTTGGCGTTAGCCATATCATAGGATGATTTAGTCCGATATGGATTGCAGTTTAGATAGTTACAGCAGCCAATTCATCCCCCAAAGGAAGCAACACCTAAAATTGTTTTCTCCTGGATCACAAATTAGTCAAATGCCCGTCGTGTATTACCTTTTTTTCGCCGCCAAATTTTCAGTCCTTCAAACCACAAAATACTGAACACCCCAGAGGTGAGACTGACTACTAAATCATCAAAATGTAGAAAAGAAAAACGGAATAGATGCCGCAATACAGGAACATAAAGTACTAGTCCCATAAAAACTACTCCGCCCCCCAGC
Above is a window of Nostoc sp. UHCC 0702 DNA encoding:
- a CDS encoding phosphate-starvation-inducible PsiE family protein, which encodes MRKYRLRWFKRSRIVHNLVFFQDLIIISLCVALFGAMVVQLGDMFLALIRAHNPQQVTSDTLVLLILVELFRLLVIYFQEHQISVGVAVEVAIVSILREVIVRGLVEFTTGKIIAFGIFLLALGILLLVLAWSSRTSDEILSHESVETDEENLD
- a CDS encoding diacylglycerol kinase, whose protein sequence is MFSRHKTASDRKKYKRDHILSYHPIQKLKIVLAGLYVAVISDFSVAYKVVLSVPVLGFSFIFRQWVDVTLILLATGMMLVAELFNSAIEILCDFVEEREDTRIGVIKDIAAAAAGISIFVWAVTLILEGSHLWKLLKI
- a CDS encoding response regulator, producing MSITWLGTILIIENSLSELELVSNYLENKGYKIITATTAREALEIALEEKPDAIVTDVMMPGMSGFELCHFLKNHPIYQKVPMLICSTTNQSLQRLWARKQGADACINKPYTRMALRKALSYVK